A single Bosea sp. PAMC 26642 DNA region contains:
- a CDS encoding amino acid ABC transporter permease: MQTFGWPEAYFILRSASWTLALTAIAFVIGGSIGGVFALMRLSRVRALRRFAAGYILVIQSIPVLMVLFMSYYGLSAIGIELPPFFAASASLAIYVSAYLADIWRGSIESVPRQQWEASASLALTTTQQYRYIILPQAIRISLPPTVGFLVQLVKNTSIVQVVGFVDLMRAGMLVNNATYQAFQIFTFVGAIYFAICFPLSRLSRHLEKVMNASRPH, encoded by the coding sequence ATGCAGACCTTCGGCTGGCCAGAGGCCTATTTCATTCTGCGTTCCGCAAGCTGGACGCTGGCACTCACCGCCATCGCCTTCGTCATCGGCGGCAGCATCGGTGGTGTCTTCGCACTCATGCGGCTGTCGCGGGTCAGGGCGTTGCGCCGCTTTGCGGCCGGCTACATCCTGGTGATTCAGTCGATCCCGGTGCTCATGGTGCTGTTCATGAGCTATTACGGGCTCTCGGCGATCGGCATCGAGCTGCCGCCCTTCTTCGCGGCTTCGGCGTCGCTGGCGATCTACGTCTCGGCCTATCTCGCCGATATCTGGCGCGGCTCGATCGAGTCGGTACCGCGCCAGCAATGGGAGGCGTCGGCCTCGCTGGCGCTGACCACCACGCAGCAGTATCGCTACATCATCCTGCCGCAAGCCATCCGGATCTCGCTGCCGCCGACGGTCGGATTCCTGGTCCAGCTCGTGAAGAACACCTCGATCGTCCAGGTCGTCGGCTTCGTCGACCTGATGCGCGCCGGGATGCTGGTCAACAACGCGACCTATCAGGCCTTCCAGATTTTCACCTTCGTGGGTGCGATCTATTTCGCCATCTGCTTCCCGCTTTCCAGGCTCAGCCGACATCTCGAAAAGGTGATGAATGCCAGCCGTCCTCATTGA
- a CDS encoding SDR family oxidoreductase: MDLQIEGLRVLVTAGANGIGRATARAFAAEGAKVHICDVDRAALAEMAESDPAMTQSFCDVSDRKAVARLFEETIAALGGLDSLVNNAGIAGPTGRVDEIDPADWDSCVAIDLTGQFNCTRLAVPHLKQSQNASIVNLSSQAGKHGFPLRSPYAAAKWGVIGFTKALSAELGEFGIRANAICPGLVEGPRIQSVIAHKARSMNVSHEEMTQRLFAGVSIKQFVDPSDIARQIVFLASPFAKTISGQEISVCGDTRMLS; this comes from the coding sequence ATGGATCTGCAAATCGAGGGCCTGCGCGTGCTGGTGACGGCCGGCGCCAACGGTATCGGCCGCGCCACCGCGCGTGCCTTCGCGGCGGAGGGGGCGAAGGTCCATATCTGCGACGTCGACCGAGCCGCATTGGCAGAGATGGCGGAGAGCGACCCGGCGATGACGCAGTCGTTCTGCGACGTGTCCGACCGCAAGGCGGTGGCCCGCCTCTTCGAGGAGACGATTGCTGCGCTGGGCGGGCTCGATTCTCTCGTCAACAATGCCGGCATCGCGGGCCCGACCGGCCGCGTCGACGAGATCGACCCGGCAGACTGGGATTCCTGCGTTGCCATCGACCTGACCGGGCAGTTCAACTGCACGCGGCTCGCCGTGCCGCATCTCAAGCAGTCGCAAAATGCCTCGATCGTCAACCTGTCGAGTCAGGCCGGCAAGCATGGCTTCCCGCTGCGCTCGCCCTATGCTGCCGCGAAATGGGGTGTAATCGGCTTCACCAAGGCACTTTCGGCCGAACTGGGCGAGTTCGGCATCCGGGCCAATGCGATCTGCCCCGGCCTCGTCGAGGGACCACGCATCCAGAGCGTCATTGCCCACAAGGCGCGCAGCATGAATGTCTCGCATGAGGAGATGACGCAGCGCCTGTTCGCAGGGGTCTCGATCAAGCAGTTCGTTGATCCCAGCGACATCGCCAGACAGATCGTCTTTTTGGCCTCGCCCTTCGCCAAGACGATTTCCGGCCAGGAAATCTCGGTCTGCGGCGACACGCGAATGCTGAGCTAG
- a CDS encoding GntR family transcriptional regulator: MTARVQPFPIASESSVLPSGDHGSALEQIGALPRETLGERVTGELRALLVAGRLAPGEKLSLRRVAEALGVSMMPVREAVSRLAADRALEVLPGRAVRVPVLTLQQFRELTRLRLVVEGFAAEEAARRAGPEDIARVAEHEASFRQAASADPPDTAGAVAANRDLHFALYDAAGMPSLIEMIERLWLKAGPILNLDMRGEPRRLKGGSAMLAHAQLLEALRRQDGAAARAALEDDIRAAAAHIEDTGQLGA; encoded by the coding sequence ATGACCGCTCGTGTCCAGCCCTTCCCGATCGCCTCCGAAAGCTCCGTCCTACCGTCAGGCGATCACGGTTCCGCGCTCGAACAGATCGGCGCCCTTCCTCGCGAAACGCTCGGCGAGCGCGTCACGGGGGAATTGCGGGCGTTGCTTGTCGCGGGACGGCTGGCGCCCGGCGAGAAGCTCTCCCTCCGGCGCGTGGCCGAAGCTCTCGGCGTCTCGATGATGCCGGTCCGCGAGGCCGTCAGCCGGCTTGCCGCCGATCGGGCATTGGAGGTCTTGCCGGGCCGGGCCGTGCGGGTTCCCGTGCTGACGCTGCAGCAGTTCCGCGAACTGACGCGGCTGCGACTCGTCGTCGAAGGTTTTGCGGCCGAGGAAGCGGCGCGCAGGGCCGGGCCCGAGGATATTGCACGGGTCGCAGAGCATGAGGCCTCGTTTCGCCAGGCTGCGAGCGCCGACCCGCCGGACACGGCCGGCGCAGTCGCAGCCAACCGCGATCTGCATTTCGCACTCTATGATGCGGCCGGGATGCCGAGCCTGATCGAGATGATCGAGCGGCTCTGGCTCAAGGCCGGGCCGATCCTCAATCTCGACATGAGAGGCGAGCCGCGCCGTCTCAAGGGCGGCAGCGCCATGCTGGCCCATGCGCAACTGCTGGAGGCCTTGCGGCGACAGGATGGCGCCGCGGCGCGCGCCGCTCTGGAAGACGACATCAGGGCAGCCGCTGCGCATATCGAGGATACGGGCCAACTTGGCGCCTGA
- a CDS encoding amino acid ABC transporter ATP-binding protein encodes MPAVLIDDVYKKFGNLEVLKGVSLTVETGQVVALIGRSGSGKSTLLRCINGLEPFHAGRIEVAGHKLDQDPKHLRELRKDVGIVFQSYNLFPHLTVGQNIMLSPRITQNVPQAEAKTLAEEVLAQVGLSEKFDSYPDNLSGGQQQRVAIARSLAMRPKVMLFDEVTSALDPELTGEVLLVMEKLAKGGMTMLLVTHEMNFARNVASTTVFMHQGKIWESGPSKEVFANPQTPELKTFVTAGVH; translated from the coding sequence ATGCCAGCCGTCCTCATTGACGATGTCTACAAGAAGTTCGGTAATCTCGAGGTCCTGAAGGGCGTCTCGCTCACGGTTGAAACCGGTCAGGTCGTCGCCCTGATCGGCCGCAGCGGCTCCGGCAAAAGCACGCTGCTGCGCTGCATCAACGGGCTGGAACCATTCCACGCCGGCCGGATCGAGGTCGCCGGACATAAGCTCGACCAGGATCCCAAGCACCTGCGCGAACTGCGCAAGGATGTCGGCATCGTCTTCCAGAGCTACAACCTGTTCCCGCATCTGACGGTCGGCCAGAACATCATGCTGTCGCCGCGCATCACACAGAATGTGCCGCAGGCGGAGGCGAAGACACTGGCCGAGGAGGTACTGGCTCAAGTTGGTTTGTCGGAGAAGTTCGACAGCTATCCCGACAACCTGTCCGGCGGCCAGCAGCAGCGTGTCGCCATCGCCCGTTCGCTAGCGATGCGGCCCAAGGTGATGCTGTTCGACGAGGTTACTTCGGCGCTCGATCCGGAACTGACCGGCGAAGTTCTACTGGTGATGGAGAAGCTGGCGAAAGGCGGCATGACCATGCTTCTGGTGACCCATGAGATGAATTTTGCCCGCAATGTCGCGAGCACCACCGTCTTCATGCATCAGGGCAAGATCTGGGAAAGCGGACCCTCAAAAGAGGTCTTCGCGAATCCCCAGACGCCTGAACTCAAGACCTTCGTCACCGCCGGCGTCCACTGA